In Clostridium sp. DL-VIII, the following proteins share a genomic window:
- a CDS encoding gas vesicle protein GvpG, with protein sequence MWFFNRIIDVFDVIYKEGEKEMLDEGKYKEMLNELYEKLDSGEIDEETYEKIEGELLNILREIREYKRENQIVD encoded by the coding sequence ATGTGGTTTTTTAACAGGATAATAGATGTGTTTGATGTTATATATAAAGAGGGCGAAAAAGAAATGTTAGATGAAGGCAAATACAAGGAAATGCTTAATGAACTATATGAAAAGCTGGATAGTGGCGAAATAGATGAAGAAACATATGAAAAGATAGAAGGAGAATTACTCAATATATTAAGAGAAATAAGGGAATATAAAAGAGAGAATCAAATAGTAGATTAG
- a CDS encoding gas vesicle protein yields the protein MRFKKGSDNMIEASRDKNERGSLVDVIDRLLDKGLVINADITVSVAGVELLGVKVRAALASFATAAKYGLEFPSGTNTETAAWKETQAGIETCPQCGKEVNKEELLDECCPWCGWVSAKAKRGLEEKQKAVIPASN from the coding sequence GTGAGATTTAAAAAAGGAAGCGATAATATGATAGAGGCGAGTCGAGACAAAAATGAAAGAGGAAGTTTGGTAGATGTAATTGATAGACTTTTAGATAAAGGATTAGTAATTAATGCAGATATAACGGTGTCTGTAGCAGGAGTAGAATTGTTAGGTGTTAAAGTAAGAGCAGCTCTTGCTTCATTTGCTACTGCAGCAAAATATGGGCTTGAATTTCCATCAGGTACTAATACAGAAACAGCTGCATGGAAAGAGACACAAGCCGGCATAGAAACATGTCCTCAATGTGGTAAAGAAGTAAACAAAGAAGAGTTGCTTGATGAATGCTGTCCATGGTGTGGATGGGTTAGTGCAAAAGCAAAGAGAGGTTTAGAAGAAAAACAAAAAGCAGTGATACCAGCTTCTAATTAA
- the gvpK gene encoding gas vesicle protein GvpK, with amino-acid sequence MALDINEDNLKHGLLGLIMALLEIIRDALKHQARARIKSGILTEEEIERLGSALMELDIAIEEIKEEQGITESVKGVRDGLDEIVDSVVDRLLNPERWEDEVE; translated from the coding sequence ATGGCGCTTGATATAAACGAGGATAATTTAAAACATGGATTATTAGGATTAATAATGGCCTTGCTCGAAATAATTAGAGATGCTTTAAAGCACCAAGCTCGAGCAAGAATTAAAAGTGGAATTTTAACTGAAGAGGAAATAGAAAGACTAGGAAGTGCACTTATGGAGTTAGACATAGCAATTGAGGAAATAAAAGAAGAACAGGGGATCACTGAATCTGTTAAAGGTGTTAGAGATGGACTAGATGAAATTGTGGATAGTGTTGTAGATAGACTTCTTAATCCAGAGAGATGGGAAGATGAAGTTGAATAA
- a CDS encoding GvpL/GvpF family gas vesicle protein has translation MEYIYIALILQELGKEINEINIQKVLEALEVDVDDSKIQLMILTLGMFSGKNIKKKRKVDKIDVLGKLANLENKFEVVQNSIKKADKKINKFNKEQIDDTENKKHEEEVKAPIEFKHIEVAENNIPINESILEDEVNDEKTALYVYGIADKGAPENFGEIGLDKAEVCTIQYRDMCIAVHRCLPEPYQSEDNEVVKNWLFTQQEVLDAIWEKYGVVLPMGFDMIIEGKSGRSSREELKVWIDENYDDFHQKIIKLKNKREYGVQVMIDTEDLSTKLLETNEELMRKKKEIDAMPQGIAYMEREQLKDLVKEKIEETADSYFKEFYSMVKACTEDIVIGKTKKVEGNKQMIMNLSCLVRTDKVAKLGEELEKIEHKDGVSIRFSGPWAPFSFVTPEKRGEE, from the coding sequence ATGGAGTATATTTATATAGCTTTGATTTTACAGGAACTTGGAAAAGAAATAAATGAGATAAATATACAAAAGGTGCTTGAGGCATTGGAAGTTGATGTGGATGATAGTAAAATTCAGCTAATGATTTTAACATTGGGTATGTTTTCAGGTAAGAACATAAAAAAAAAGAGAAAAGTTGATAAAATAGATGTCTTAGGAAAGCTGGCAAATTTAGAAAATAAATTTGAGGTTGTACAAAATTCTATAAAAAAGGCAGATAAAAAAATTAATAAGTTCAATAAAGAACAGATAGATGATACTGAAAATAAAAAACACGAGGAAGAAGTTAAAGCGCCGATAGAATTTAAACATATTGAAGTGGCAGAGAACAATATTCCTATAAATGAAAGTATTCTAGAAGATGAAGTTAATGATGAAAAAACGGCTTTATATGTTTATGGGATAGCAGACAAAGGAGCACCAGAAAACTTCGGAGAAATAGGACTTGATAAGGCTGAAGTGTGCACTATACAATATAGAGATATGTGCATAGCAGTCCATAGATGTTTACCAGAACCATATCAATCAGAGGACAATGAGGTAGTAAAGAATTGGCTCTTTACTCAGCAGGAAGTTTTAGATGCCATATGGGAAAAATATGGAGTAGTACTTCCTATGGGCTTTGATATGATTATTGAAGGAAAAAGTGGAAGGAGCTCTAGAGAAGAATTAAAAGTATGGATAGATGAAAATTATGATGATTTCCATCAAAAAATAATTAAACTTAAGAATAAAAGAGAATACGGAGTTCAAGTAATGATTGATACAGAAGATTTAAGTACAAAACTTTTAGAAACAAATGAAGAGCTTATGAGAAAAAAGAAAGAAATAGATGCGATGCCTCAGGGAATAGCCTATATGGAGAGGGAACAGCTCAAAGATTTAGTTAAAGAAAAGATTGAGGAAACAGCTGATTCATATTTTAAAGAATTTTATAGCATGGTAAAGGCATGCACAGAAGATATTGTAATAGGAAAGACTAAAAAAGTTGAAGGAAACAAACAGATGATTATGAATTTATCTTGTTTGGTTAGAACAGATAAGGTCGCAAAATTAGGTGAAGAGCTTGAAAAAATAGAACATAAAGATGGTGTATCAATAAGATTTAGTGGGCCATGGGCACCTTTTAGTTTTGTTACACCGGAAAAAAGGGGAGAAGAATGA
- the gvpJ gene encoding gas vesicle protein GvpJ has product MEPTRSPQTTLTDLLDRILDKGILLDTDIIISVSGIPLLGVNLKLALAGIETMLEYGIMKDWDEAQRAIAAKEERESAPPLTADEYVIFSTFGTHWYSKGIYECWRPGTIYITNKRLLMFRKLPAEILFQTNYEDIKAIDIKEKPHYTGIDRKEIYLLLKEDEVMPLHSNDVEKLKEAIENTLKTKRIILENNIAVPDKKEPIGEYLQKEENLIDDDKLWYLMSEKVNGKVENQWKAGHLYLTDKRLCWWYEFDKKMLFDLQTDKIINVTIEGGALGNTLVGEKSIFILYRDKDKNKVACFSGNDELIAKWKKILDEQVKEYESPQNIETCPRCGKKENRDKLLKEGCPRCGWVSHRINKARL; this is encoded by the coding sequence ATGGAACCGACTCGGAGTCCGCAGACAACACTTACTGACTTATTAGATAGAATTCTTGATAAAGGTATTTTATTGGATACAGATATAATAATATCTGTATCAGGAATACCATTACTTGGTGTGAATCTAAAGCTTGCCTTAGCTGGTATAGAAACAATGCTTGAATATGGAATTATGAAGGACTGGGATGAAGCTCAACGTGCTATAGCTGCAAAAGAAGAACGAGAATCTGCCCCTCCTCTAACAGCTGATGAATATGTTATTTTCTCTACATTTGGAACTCATTGGTATAGTAAGGGAATATATGAATGCTGGAGACCTGGAACTATATATATTACAAACAAACGATTGCTTATGTTTAGAAAACTACCAGCTGAAATTTTATTTCAAACAAATTATGAAGATATAAAGGCAATCGACATCAAAGAGAAACCACATTATACAGGTATAGACAGAAAGGAAATTTATCTTTTGTTAAAGGAAGATGAGGTAATGCCTTTGCACTCAAATGATGTTGAAAAACTAAAGGAAGCAATAGAAAACACATTAAAAACAAAGAGAATTATTTTGGAGAATAATATTGCTGTTCCAGATAAAAAAGAACCAATTGGGGAGTACTTGCAGAAAGAAGAAAATTTAATTGATGATGATAAATTATGGTATTTGATGTCTGAGAAAGTTAACGGGAAAGTTGAAAATCAGTGGAAAGCAGGTCACTTGTATCTCACCGATAAAAGGCTGTGCTGGTGGTATGAGTTTGATAAAAAAATGCTTTTTGATCTTCAGACAGATAAAATTATTAATGTAACTATAGAAGGTGGCGCTTTAGGAAATACATTAGTAGGAGAAAAATCTATTTTTATATTATATCGAGATAAAGATAAAAATAAGGTGGCATGCTTCTCGGGTAATGACGAGCTTATAGCAAAGTGGAAAAAAATTCTTGATGAACAAGTAAAGGAATATGAATCACCACAAAATATCGAGACTTGTCCTAGATGTGGTAAGAAAGAAAATAGAGATAAGCTGTTAAAGGAAGGATGTCCGCGATGTGGATGGGTAAGTCATAGAATTAATAAAGCAAGGCTTTAA
- a CDS encoding DUF1540 domain-containing protein, with product MEKISCDVTNCSHNKSGLCYSNRVDIGGMSASTERGTCCGSFLNEAHYSNLTDNTNSSGQCDSLTCNVQSCTHNYNKLCELNSISVSGYGSQLYSETRCSSFDSKK from the coding sequence ATGGAAAAAATCAGTTGTGATGTAACCAATTGTTCACATAATAAATCTGGCCTATGCTATTCAAATAGAGTTGATATTGGTGGAATGTCTGCAAGTACAGAACGAGGAACCTGTTGCGGATCATTCTTAAATGAAGCTCATTACAGCAATTTAACTGATAATACAAATTCAAGTGGTCAATGTGATTCTTTAACCTGTAATGTTCAAAGTTGTACTCATAACTACAATAAACTTTGCGAATTAAACTCTATAAGCGTATCCGGTTATGGCTCTCAATTATATTCCGAAACAAGATGTTCCAGCTTTGATTCTAAAAAATAA
- a CDS encoding NADH peroxidase, with amino-acid sequence MKRFICTVCGYIHEGDTPPEICPICKAGADKFKEMTDELNFADEHRIGVANGVSDELLEGLRANFTGECTEVGMYLAMSRQADREGYPEVAEAYKRIAYEEADHASKFAEILGEVVAPDTKSNLSARVEAEYGACEGKKKLATLAKENNLDAIHDTVHEMCKDEARHGKAFKGLLDRYFSK; translated from the coding sequence ATGAAGAGATTTATTTGTACTGTGTGTGGATATATCCATGAAGGTGATACACCACCAGAAATTTGCCCAATATGCAAGGCTGGTGCTGACAAATTTAAAGAAATGACTGATGAATTAAATTTTGCTGACGAGCATAGAATTGGAGTTGCAAATGGCGTCAGCGATGAGTTGTTAGAAGGATTAAGAGCTAATTTTACTGGAGAATGCACTGAAGTTGGTATGTATTTGGCAATGTCTCGTCAAGCTGACCGTGAAGGTTATCCTGAAGTAGCCGAAGCTTACAAAAGAATTGCCTACGAAGAAGCTGATCATGCTTCCAAATTTGCAGAAATCTTAGGTGAAGTTGTAGCCCCTGATACTAAGTCTAATTTGAGTGCTAGAGTTGAAGCTGAATATGGAGCCTGTGAAGGTAAAAAGAAACTTGCGACATTAGCCAAAGAAAATAATTTAGATGCAATCCATGACACAGTTCATGAAATGTGTAAGGATGAAGCAAGACATGGAAAAGCTTTTAAAGGCTTACTTGATAGATATTTTAGCAAGTAA
- the rfbA gene encoding glucose-1-phosphate thymidylyltransferase RfbA: protein MRGIILAGGSGTRLYPATKAISKQMIPVYDKPMIYYPMSVLMLSDIKDILIISTPRDIESFKELFKDGKEFGLNIEYAVQESPSGLAEAFIIGEQFIGNDNVAMVLGDNIFYGQSFSEHLKRAASLEKGAYIFGYYVQNPKAFGVVEFNDSGKVISLEEKPEKPKSKYAVPGLYFYDNSVIKKAKMLKPSARGELEITDLNKAYMDEGTLKVELLGRGMAWLDTGTHASMLQASNFVEAIQNTQGIYVACLEEIAYRKGWITSEKVMEIAKSLIKTGYGKYLMEVVEEF, encoded by the coding sequence ATGAGAGGAATTATTTTAGCAGGTGGCTCCGGAACCCGCCTTTATCCAGCAACAAAAGCAATATCAAAGCAAATGATACCAGTTTATGATAAGCCTATGATTTATTATCCAATGTCAGTATTAATGCTTTCTGATATTAAAGATATTTTAATTATCTCAACTCCTAGAGATATTGAAAGCTTTAAGGAGTTATTTAAGGATGGAAAAGAATTTGGATTAAATATAGAATATGCTGTTCAAGAAAGTCCGAGTGGTCTTGCTGAAGCATTTATTATAGGAGAACAGTTTATAGGCAATGACAACGTTGCAATGGTGCTTGGAGATAATATTTTTTATGGGCAAAGTTTTTCAGAGCATTTGAAAAGGGCTGCAAGCCTAGAGAAAGGGGCATATATATTTGGATATTATGTTCAAAACCCTAAGGCGTTTGGAGTTGTTGAATTTAATGACAGTGGTAAGGTTATTTCTTTGGAAGAAAAACCAGAAAAGCCGAAATCTAAATATGCAGTGCCAGGACTTTATTTTTATGATAATTCAGTAATTAAAAAGGCTAAAATGCTAAAGCCGTCAGCAAGGGGAGAATTGGAAATAACAGATTTAAATAAAGCTTATATGGATGAAGGAACATTAAAAGTTGAATTGCTAGGAAGAGGAATGGCCTGGCTTGATACTGGAACACATGCATCTATGCTTCAAGCTTCTAATTTTGTTGAAGCAATTCAAAATACGCAAGGAATATATGTAGCGTGTCTTGAGGAAATTGCTTATAGAAAAGGATGGATAACATCTGAAAAAGTTATGGAAATTGCTAAATCATTAATAAAAACTGGATATGGAAAATATTTAATGGAAGTGGTAGAGGAATTTTAA
- the rfbC gene encoding dTDP-4-dehydrorhamnose 3,5-epimerase, giving the protein MGNFNFYETEISGVYIIEPRIFYDNRGYFMEIYNKKHFEKAGLNMNFVQDNESKSTKGVLRGLHFQKRYSQGKLLRVTKGEVFDVAVDLRNDSKTYGKWTGIILSEENKKQFYIPEGFAHGFLVLSDEAIFNYKCTNFYAPEYEEGIIWNDSDINIKWPIDKVENIILSEKDKANQRLSEVDLSKYPDYNIFTKEV; this is encoded by the coding sequence ATGGGTAATTTTAATTTTTATGAAACAGAAATAAGTGGAGTATATATAATAGAACCTAGGATTTTTTATGATAACAGAGGATATTTCATGGAAATATATAATAAGAAACATTTTGAAAAAGCCGGACTTAATATGAATTTTGTTCAAGATAATGAATCTAAATCTACTAAGGGAGTTTTAAGAGGACTTCATTTTCAAAAGAGGTATAGCCAAGGAAAACTTCTAAGAGTCACTAAAGGAGAAGTTTTTGATGTTGCAGTAGATTTGAGAAATGATTCTAAAACTTATGGAAAATGGACAGGAATTATTTTAAGTGAGGAAAACAAGAAACAGTTTTATATTCCAGAAGGTTTTGCTCATGGATTTTTAGTATTATCTGATGAGGCTATATTTAATTATAAGTGTACAAATTTTTATGCACCAGAATATGAGGAAGGGATAATATGGAATGATTCTGATATAAATATAAAGTGGCCTATAGATAAGGTAGAAAATATAATTTTATCTGAAAAAGACAAAGCAAATCAAAGATTAAGTGAAGTAGACCTAAGTAAATATCCAGATTATAATATATTTACTAAAGAGGTGTAA
- the rfbB gene encoding dTDP-glucose 4,6-dehydratase: protein MKTYLVTGGAGFIGSNFILYMLNKYKEINIINVDKLTYAGNLENLKEIENDKRYKFIQGDICDKVLIADIFKKHEISYVVHFAAESHVDRSIMEPEIFAKTNVLGTVNMLNCAKDAWETKEGFKNGVKFLQVSTDEVYGSLGPDGFFFETTPLDPHSPYSASKASSDLMVKAYYDTYKMPINITRCSNNYGPFQFPEKLIPLLINNCLNHKNIPVYGDGMNIRDWLFVKDHAKAIDMVINNGRVGEVYNIGGHNERTNIQIVKTVISYINKNVDQKVTEDLIKYVKDRKGHDRRYGIAPDKIKKELGWYPESSFEVGIKKTIKWYLDNKEWMKNVASGDYKQYYEKMYKQ from the coding sequence ATGAAAACTTACTTAGTTACAGGCGGCGCAGGTTTCATAGGATCGAATTTCATTTTATATATGCTGAATAAGTATAAAGAAATTAATATAATCAACGTAGATAAACTGACTTATGCAGGTAATTTAGAAAATCTTAAAGAAATAGAAAACGACAAGAGATATAAGTTTATTCAAGGAGATATTTGTGATAAGGTGTTAATTGCAGATATTTTCAAAAAACATGAGATTAGTTATGTTGTTCATTTTGCAGCAGAATCTCATGTAGATAGGAGCATAATGGAACCAGAGATATTTGCCAAAACAAATGTATTAGGTACGGTTAATATGCTTAATTGTGCAAAAGATGCATGGGAGACAAAAGAGGGATTTAAAAATGGAGTTAAGTTTCTGCAGGTATCAACTGATGAAGTGTATGGGTCATTAGGACCTGATGGATTTTTTTTTGAAACAACACCACTAGATCCACACAGCCCGTATTCAGCAAGCAAGGCGAGTTCGGATTTAATGGTTAAAGCATATTATGATACCTATAAAATGCCAATAAATATAACAAGGTGCTCAAATAATTATGGACCATTTCAATTTCCGGAAAAATTAATACCTTTATTAATTAATAATTGTTTAAATCATAAAAATATACCTGTCTATGGAGATGGGATGAATATAAGAGATTGGCTTTTCGTTAAAGATCATGCTAAGGCTATTGATATGGTCATTAATAATGGACGAGTTGGGGAAGTCTATAATATTGGAGGTCATAATGAAAGGACCAATATTCAAATAGTGAAGACAGTTATATCATATATAAACAAGAATGTGGATCAAAAGGTAACTGAAGATTTAATAAAATATGTTAAAGATAGAAAAGGTCATGACAGAAGGTATGGGATAGCTCCAGATAAAATAAAAAAAGAATTAGGCTGGTATCCTGAAAGTAGCTTTGAAGTTGGGATTAAAAAGACTATTAAATGGTATTTAGATAATAAAGAATGGATGAAAAATGTTGCCTCCGGTGATTATAAACAATACTATGAAAAAATGTATAAACAATAA
- a CDS encoding HAD family hydrolase — MNNFEYILFDLDGTLTDSGEGITKSVQYALEYFGISVNDLKELNKFIGPPLKDSFKNFYNFDDEKAELGMKKYRERYADKGIYENSLYDGIIELLDTLKKNNKKIILATSKPEVYAKQILKYFKIDNYFEFVAGADFEETRVNKGDVIKYALQGAEISDLSKVIMIGDREHDVIGAKENNIKVIGVLYGYGDVVELTQARADYIAKDPRQLLNMLI, encoded by the coding sequence TTGAACAATTTTGAATACATATTATTTGACTTGGATGGAACACTTACTGATTCAGGAGAAGGAATAACAAAATCTGTCCAATATGCTTTGGAGTACTTTGGTATATCGGTAAATGACCTTAAGGAACTAAATAAGTTTATTGGACCACCTTTAAAGGATTCTTTTAAGAATTTTTATAATTTTGATGATGAAAAAGCAGAGCTTGGAATGAAAAAATATAGAGAGCGCTACGCAGATAAGGGTATTTATGAGAATAGCTTATATGATGGAATAATAGAGCTTTTAGATACCCTTAAAAAAAATAATAAAAAGATTATTCTTGCTACCTCAAAGCCTGAAGTATATGCAAAACAAATATTAAAATATTTTAAAATAGATAATTACTTTGAGTTTGTGGCAGGAGCTGATTTTGAAGAAACTAGAGTAAATAAGGGTGATGTTATAAAATATGCATTACAAGGAGCCGAGATATCTGATTTATCAAAGGTTATTATGATAGGAGATAGGGAACACGATGTTATTGGTGCAAAAGAAAATAACATTAAAGTGATAGGCGTACTTTATGGATATGGAGACGTAGTAGAACTTACTCAAGCTAGGGCGGATTATATAGCAAAGGATCCTCGTCAATTATTGAATATGCTTATATAA
- a CDS encoding cell wall-binding protein: MIRKLILSLLITVSAIGITSIGASAEWKQDKYKKNWNWVEKGVQAKGWKYIGNNWYNFGDNGNMVTGWKEDNGNWYYFWSNGMMANKCWLWNGGFWYYFDANGKLVSDSATVENKKYDFTAPAIITSETTTGTSVVYDNN; the protein is encoded by the coding sequence ATGATAAGGAAATTAATTTTATCTTTATTGATTACGGTATCAGCAATAGGTATTACATCTATAGGAGCTTCAGCAGAGTGGAAACAAGATAAATATAAGAAAAATTGGAACTGGGTAGAAAAGGGCGTGCAGGCAAAAGGATGGAAGTATATTGGCAATAACTGGTATAACTTCGGAGATAATGGAAATATGGTAACTGGGTGGAAGGAGGATAATGGAAATTGGTATTATTTCTGGTCAAATGGAATGATGGCTAATAAATGCTGGTTATGGAATGGAGGATTTTGGTATTATTTTGATGCAAACGGTAAACTAGTATCAGATTCAGCTACAGTTGAAAACAAAAAATACGATTTTACAGCTCCTGCAATTATAACTAGTGAAACTACAACAGGAACAAGTGTAGTATATGATAACAATTAA
- a CDS encoding endonuclease/exonuclease/phosphatase family protein, with translation MRVMTFNLRRDSFFDFNNSWDMRKDMVYYLMNECECDIIGIQEVKYNMFMDIKKNVKRYNIIGEARSKKISSERNNFLISEKYTIQEQNTFWLSETPSKVGSRIWKSYLPRICTMAVVKLDENKKIRICNSHLDNFFPQTREYQLKKLMELIEREEKREKLPIILMGDFNDTPDSKLIKNFKDGKFSRKKLTPVQDINEVLYNEATRDKFKRTKRGVHIDYIFVSEEIEVISAEIVKYNIDGKYPSDHYPLMADIKIKL, from the coding sequence ATGAGAGTAATGACATTTAATCTAAGACGGGATAGTTTTTTTGATTTTAACAATAGCTGGGATATGCGAAAAGATATGGTTTATTATCTTATGAATGAGTGTGAGTGCGATATTATTGGAATTCAGGAAGTTAAGTATAATATGTTTATGGATATAAAGAAAAACGTTAAGAGATATAATATTATTGGAGAAGCACGCAGTAAAAAAATCTCTTCAGAAAGAAATAACTTTTTAATTTCCGAAAAGTATACTATACAAGAGCAAAATACATTCTGGTTGTCTGAAACTCCTAGCAAAGTTGGGAGTCGCATATGGAAATCATATCTGCCTAGAATATGTACAATGGCTGTGGTAAAGCTTGATGAAAATAAAAAAATTAGAATTTGTAACTCTCATTTAGATAATTTTTTCCCGCAGACTAGAGAATATCAATTAAAAAAGCTCATGGAGCTTATAGAGAGGGAAGAGAAAAGAGAAAAGCTTCCTATTATATTAATGGGTGATTTTAATGACACTCCAGATAGCAAGCTTATAAAAAATTTTAAAGACGGAAAATTTTCAAGAAAAAAATTAACACCAGTACAAGATATAAATGAAGTTTTATATAATGAAGCCACAAGGGACAAATTTAAAAGAACTAAAAGAGGAGTTCATATTGATTACATATTTGTATCAGAAGAAATAGAGGTAATCAGTGCGGAAATAGTTAAGTATAACATTGATGGGAAATATCCGTCGGATCATTATCCTTTAATGGCGGACATAAAAATAAAGTTGTAA
- a CDS encoding SH3 domain-containing protein: MATVTKKYGQVINVESNLCIREKPDLESPADDYLYNGMTFDILWKDDDWYKIKYKDAVGYVKKDYVEEYDEKPPNLTYEEIHKNKPMFSIPIPIKVELTAYCNCAICSEAWGSETAMQTHTRVGVVAAPKEIPLGSEVFIPELENYKKDGMFKVEDRGGAVVVKNDGTYIIDVWLPTHEQVEKFGRKKALVFLTKE, translated from the coding sequence ATTGCTACAGTAACTAAAAAGTATGGACAAGTAATAAATGTCGAATCTAATTTGTGTATTAGAGAGAAACCGGATTTAGAAAGTCCTGCAGATGATTATTTATATAATGGAATGACATTTGACATTTTATGGAAAGATGATGATTGGTATAAGATAAAGTATAAAGATGCAGTCGGATATGTGAAAAAAGATTATGTTGAAGAATATGATGAAAAGCCTCCTAACTTGACTTATGAGGAAATACATAAAAATAAGCCAATGTTTTCAATTCCTATACCTATTAAAGTAGAATTAACAGCGTACTGTAATTGTGCCATATGCTCAGAAGCATGGGGATCAGAGACGGCAATGCAGACACATACTAGAGTTGGAGTTGTTGCGGCACCCAAGGAAATTCCATTAGGAAGTGAAGTTTTCATTCCAGAATTAGAAAATTATAAGAAGGATGGTATGTTTAAGGTTGAAGATAGAGGTGGAGCTGTAGTGGTTAAAAACGATGGGACTTATATAATAGATGTCTGGCTGCCAACTCATGAGCAAGTTGAGAAATTTGGCAGAAAAAAAGCATTAGTTTTTTTAACAAAAGAATAG
- a CDS encoding GTP pyrophosphokinase family protein → MSQLNENDKMALEIGDKILSPDMIEERIEEISETLLIYRSAIKEVKTKLDILDDELKIKRKRNPIEYMKSRVKTPNSIMEKLRRKGFEMSIKSAKKNLNDIAGIRVICSFVGDIYDIANMLIRQDDIKLIEEKDYIKSPKPNGYRSLHLVVEVPIFFSDHVEPVRVEVQIRTIAMDFWASLEHKLYYKTSGESPAHIKQDLKECAELIASTDMRMQDIHKEVEKLR, encoded by the coding sequence ATGAGTCAATTAAATGAAAATGATAAGATGGCTTTGGAAATAGGTGATAAAATTTTATCTCCAGACATGATTGAAGAGAGGATAGAAGAAATCAGTGAAACTTTACTTATATATCGTTCAGCAATAAAAGAGGTTAAGACTAAATTAGATATTTTAGATGATGAACTTAAGATTAAAAGAAAAAGAAATCCAATAGAATACATGAAATCCAGAGTTAAAACTCCAAATAGTATTATGGAGAAGCTTAGACGCAAAGGCTTTGAAATGAGTATTAAGTCTGCTAAGAAAAACTTAAATGATATTGCTGGGATAAGAGTTATTTGTTCTTTTGTTGGTGATATTTATGATATAGCTAATATGCTTATAAGACAGGATGATATTAAGTTAATTGAAGAAAAAGACTATATAAAAAGTCCCAAGCCTAATGGTTATAGAAGTCTTCATTTAGTAGTGGAGGTTCCTATATTTTTCTCAGATCATGTAGAGCCGGTTAGGGTAGAGGTACAGATTAGAACAATAGCCATGGATTTTTGGGCAAGCCTTGAACATAAGCTATATTACAAAACATCGGGAGAAAGTCCAGCACATATTAAACAAGATTTAAAAGAATGTGCAGAGCTCATAGCATCTACAGATATGAGGATGCAAGATATACATAAAGAAGTTGAAAAGTTAAGATAG
- a CDS encoding nitroreductase family protein, with product MIKELVLKNRSYRRFHQEKSIERDTLKDLVDLARLSPSGANKQSIRFILSNSEEENDKISKCIFWAGYYKDWDGPEDGEKPSAYIVVVRDTTFGSGMPQDEGIAVQSILLGAVEKGFGGCIIANIDRKHLRESISLDEKYEISLVVALGYPKEEVVVETIGQSGDIKYWRDEKQVHHVPKRTLDELILN from the coding sequence ATGATCAAAGAACTTGTATTAAAAAATAGATCATATAGAAGATTTCATCAAGAAAAATCCATTGAGAGGGATACTTTAAAAGATTTGGTGGATTTAGCTAGACTTTCACCTTCAGGTGCCAATAAACAAAGTATAAGGTTTATTTTATCGAATTCAGAGGAAGAAAATGATAAAATAAGCAAATGTATATTTTGGGCTGGATATTATAAGGATTGGGATGGTCCGGAAGATGGAGAAAAGCCAAGTGCCTATATAGTTGTTGTTAGAGATACTACATTTGGAAGCGGCATGCCTCAAGATGAAGGAATAGCAGTTCAAAGTATATTACTTGGTGCTGTTGAAAAAGGCTTTGGAGGATGTATTATTGCAAATATCGATAGAAAGCACTTAAGAGAGAGTATTTCTTTAGATGAAAAATATGAAATTTCTTTGGTTGTTGCACTAGGATACCCAAAGGAAGAAGTAGTTGTTGAAACCATAGGTCAATCTGGAGATATCAAATATTGGAGAGATGAAAAACAAGTCCATCATGTGCCAAAGAGAACTTTAGATGAATTAATATTAAATTAA